A part of Halobacillus shinanisalinarum genomic DNA contains:
- the nhaC gene encoding Na+/H+ antiporter NhaC, translating into MNLKGNHVKKAVKRPSLKVAMIPIVFMIVALYLGIAMFGLDPHIPLLLSGVVAAIVAMGLGYSWEDIESSFLDTIRLSLQAIVILLIIGAIIGSWIAAGIVPTMIYYGLDLLSPGYFLVSACAISCVVALASGNAWTAAGTIGIAIMGIGQGLGVDMAMVAGAVISGVYFGDKVSPLSETTNMAPGITGAELFEHIKHMMFTTVPALLIALVIYTILGLQFSETQSSIAEVQTLQNQLSDIFVITPWLLIGPAAVILMMILKMPAIPGLTIGSLIGVAFAIGFQGMGTGDALSVMYYGFSKEVGIEVVDNLLNNGGMESMMYTVALILIAMSFGGILEKAGILEAIVVALLSFAKKTGSLIAATVGTCITANIIACDQYLSIILPGRMYSKAYKDRNLHAKNLSRTLEDAGTMTSPLVPWNTCGAFMFATLGISAFSYAPYAFLNLISPIIAVIYGYANVKIEYLSKEAAQDQHAEYDIANQAAKREEA; encoded by the coding sequence ATGAATTTGAAGGGAAATCATGTGAAGAAGGCGGTTAAAAGGCCATCCTTAAAAGTGGCCATGATCCCGATTGTATTCATGATTGTGGCGCTTTACTTAGGCATTGCTATGTTTGGATTGGATCCACACATACCTTTACTGTTAAGCGGCGTTGTTGCCGCAATTGTCGCTATGGGGCTTGGATACTCATGGGAAGACATAGAAAGCAGTTTTTTGGATACGATTAGACTGTCCTTACAAGCCATCGTTATTTTATTGATTATCGGGGCAATCATTGGGTCGTGGATTGCTGCCGGTATTGTTCCGACGATGATTTACTATGGATTGGATTTATTATCACCAGGCTATTTCTTAGTATCAGCCTGTGCGATCTCATGTGTCGTGGCTTTAGCCTCCGGAAACGCGTGGACAGCGGCCGGTACAATTGGAATTGCCATCATGGGTATCGGGCAAGGGCTTGGTGTTGACATGGCAATGGTGGCAGGCGCCGTCATATCAGGTGTGTACTTTGGAGATAAAGTTTCCCCTTTGTCAGAAACAACTAATATGGCACCTGGGATAACAGGGGCAGAGTTGTTTGAACATATCAAGCATATGATGTTTACCACGGTTCCGGCGCTATTGATAGCCTTAGTTATTTACACGATCTTAGGACTTCAATTTTCAGAAACCCAATCAAGTATCGCTGAAGTACAAACGCTCCAAAATCAGTTGAGCGACATCTTTGTTATCACACCCTGGCTGTTGATCGGTCCAGCAGCCGTAATTTTAATGATGATATTGAAGATGCCAGCTATTCCAGGGCTTACCATCGGCTCACTCATTGGTGTGGCCTTTGCCATTGGATTTCAAGGAATGGGCACGGGAGATGCTCTCAGTGTGATGTACTACGGTTTTTCAAAAGAGGTCGGCATTGAGGTCGTGGATAATCTACTGAACAATGGCGGCATGGAAAGCATGATGTACACAGTCGCTCTGATCCTCATCGCCATGTCTTTTGGCGGAATATTAGAGAAAGCTGGTATTTTAGAAGCGATTGTTGTTGCCTTACTTTCTTTTGCTAAAAAAACAGGAAGCTTGATTGCCGCTACAGTCGGGACATGCATTACAGCAAATATTATTGCCTGTGACCAATATTTATCAATCATTCTACCCGGTCGTATGTATTCCAAGGCCTATAAAGATCGAAATCTTCACGCCAAAAATTTATCCAGAACACTTGAAGATGCAGGAACCATGACTTCTCCGCTGGTCCCCTGGAATACGTGCGGGGCGTTTATGTTTGCAACCTTAGGTATTTCCGCATTTAGCTATGCTCCTTACGCCTTTTTAAACCTCATCAGCCCAATTATCGCGGTCATATACGGTTACGCAAATGTTAAAATTGAATACTTATCTAAAGAAGCTGCCCAAGACCAACATGCAGAATATGA
- a CDS encoding Na+/H+ antiporter NhaC family protein, with protein MESEYVNSVFSLIPPLLAIVMVILTRRVLLSLGLGIFLGALMLHQFDFAGAIAKIFNTVRDIFVTVNESTWEFNTWNIFILLFLLILGMMTAFISMAGGTRAFGDWAIKRVKSRKGAQLLTVFLGIIVFIDDYFNSLAVGQVSRPLTDRHRISRAKLAYYLDSTAAPICVVSPISSWGAYIIGLIGTVLVTHQVTEYSAFTGFLYMIPMNLYAVVAILLVIATAWFNINFGFMRKHEEKAMNTGEVRGEGDTLGVLTSLPESHKGRVSDLIWPIIALLIGTVSAMVYTGYQAVASDSVTILAIFENTAVAKSLVYGGLAGLIVTLLVFLPKGFSFKDWRLGFKSGIKSMLPAIFILITAWTITTIISELETGTYLAGLVQAWNIPLGLLPALIFIFAAFMAFSTGTSWGTFGLMLPIAGQVAANTDVSYMLPMLAAVLAGSVLGDHCSPISDTTILSSTGAGCDHMDHVNTQLPYAIVAGGIAVVGYLVLGFTGSTILGFATSIALLIGVVFYMKKTVKPIIEENLSKHG; from the coding sequence ATGGAGAGTGAATATGTTAATTCAGTGTTTTCGTTAATTCCACCATTGTTAGCTATTGTCATGGTCATCCTCACCCGCCGAGTACTCTTGTCGCTTGGCCTAGGGATTTTTCTTGGTGCCCTGATGCTTCATCAATTTGATTTCGCAGGAGCCATTGCCAAAATATTCAATACGGTTCGTGATATTTTTGTGACCGTGAACGAATCCACGTGGGAGTTTAACACGTGGAACATTTTCATCTTGTTATTCCTATTGATTTTAGGAATGATGACAGCCTTCATTTCTATGGCTGGCGGCACACGAGCGTTTGGTGACTGGGCAATCAAGCGTGTGAAATCGCGTAAAGGTGCTCAATTATTAACCGTTTTCCTGGGAATTATCGTATTTATTGATGACTATTTTAACTCTTTGGCTGTCGGACAAGTCAGCCGCCCCTTAACAGACCGTCACCGTATTTCCAGAGCGAAACTCGCGTACTATCTTGACTCTACGGCGGCGCCGATATGTGTCGTTTCACCGATATCCAGCTGGGGAGCCTATATTATTGGCTTAATTGGAACGGTTCTAGTCACGCATCAAGTGACAGAATACAGTGCGTTTACCGGTTTCCTCTATATGATTCCGATGAACTTATATGCGGTTGTTGCCATTTTACTCGTGATTGCAACGGCTTGGTTCAACATTAATTTCGGTTTCATGAGAAAGCATGAAGAAAAAGCGATGAACACAGGTGAAGTGAGAGGCGAAGGTGATACACTCGGAGTTTTAACGAGCCTTCCTGAAAGTCATAAAGGCAGAGTCAGCGATCTGATTTGGCCGATCATAGCACTTCTGATCGGCACGGTCAGCGCAATGGTCTACACGGGGTACCAGGCTGTCGCTAGTGATAGTGTAACGATCTTAGCCATTTTTGAAAATACAGCTGTTGCTAAATCACTCGTATACGGCGGTTTAGCCGGCTTGATCGTTACTTTGCTTGTATTTTTGCCGAAAGGGTTTTCGTTCAAGGACTGGAGGCTAGGCTTCAAAAGTGGGATCAAATCTATGCTCCCAGCGATTTTTATACTCATTACTGCATGGACGATTACCACAATCATCAGCGAATTGGAGACAGGAACGTACTTGGCGGGATTGGTTCAAGCATGGAATATCCCTCTCGGTTTATTGCCAGCGTTGATCTTTATCTTTGCAGCATTTATGGCCTTTTCAACCGGTACCTCGTGGGGAACGTTCGGTTTGATGCTTCCGATTGCTGGGCAGGTTGCGGCGAATACGGATGTTTCTTACATGCTGCCTATGCTTGCAGCGGTTCTTGCAGGTTCGGTGTTAGGTGATCACTGTTCGCCTATTTCCGATACGACCATCCTGTCTTCTACTGGAGCGGGGTGCGACCATATGGATCACGTTAATACGCAATTACCTTATGCGATCGTAGCCGGGGGCATCGCTGTAGTTGGTTATCTCGTACTCGGTTTTACAGGAAGCACCATCCTCGGCTTTGCAACATCGATCGCCCTATTGATCGGGGTTGTCTTTTATATGAAGAAAACGGTCAAACCTATTATCGAGGAGAACCTTAGCAAACACGGTTAA